A genomic segment from Sparus aurata chromosome 10, fSpaAur1.1, whole genome shotgun sequence encodes:
- the LOC115590496 gene encoding uncharacterized protein LOC115590496 isoform X2, producing MGLTLLRVLWLFLLNILLYCGHAQDSVLTIEPNWSTLFAGESVTLICDMREGLEADWYYTILKDGQEYVYHLTNKIYTLGYLLTGDSGEYQCFGRYKGSTDLKKSSNKVSLTVSDNNVILASPASTIYQGESVTLRCRHQTQTKEKNASFYRDGSLILSNNTVEITIQLLSDSSSYMCKFDEDEESQPIRLKVESHKPKANLRKDNRAYAGRTNRTLTCSVNPSSPGWKYFWYRGKKTSEPLTTHDVFFISNEKISVSQGALYWCRGGRGQPVYYTEYSNSIATNKAVVTLQPSWPKIYYQETITLKCEIENGGDTEWEYAWALPRPYLPYHQNEYMIKDAQSSDAGDYRCMGREKSGQSQTEWSDPFSLTLSDKPLPVLTVSPSWLSAGASVTLTCSVKDQSAGWRFYWYKTGHDPSDNDYSYELLPGSSSGTEQDSYIVHGQTHTAGYVCRAGRGDPVSYTYYSEPKFVWSADFHPAASLTCPYWGTVTGSTCKTHTSQYIDGVYWCESETGQFSNAVNITGQYSEIILVSPVHPVAEGHSVTLGCKLKTETVLSNVDFYKDGQLIQNGTRRELTIPAVSKSDEGFYKCKGKDSPHGWQSWTSPKSWMSVKSVTRPESSSFPVLLIVGLVCGVLLIILLLLLLLVCLYHHYKKSKESSFIRSQSTNQGSATDHMINQDESRFKEMPSSLYGDAGLYESIKGLEEAEHEESIDATYSLIELRNIDDNVMYAQVHCHNKAMTDIRKSRPAAEDETVYSEVKPGAPLGQ from the exons ATGGGACTCACTTTGCTCCGTGTGCTGTGGTTATTCT TGCTAAATATACTCCTGTACTGTGGACACGCTCAAG ATTCTGTGCTGACCATTGAGCCAAACTGGTCCACTTTATTCGCTGGGGAGTCTGTGACCCTCATATGTGACATGAGGGAAGGACTAGAAGCTGACTGGTATTACACGATCCTCAAGGATGGTCAAGAATATGTCTACCACCTGACAAATAAAATCTATACATTAGGATATCTACTTACTGGCGACAGTGGTGAATACCAGTGCTTTGGCCGTTACAAGGGCTCAactgacttaaaaaaaagtagtaatAAAGTCTCTCTCACTGTATCAG ATAACAATGTCATCCTGGCAAGTCCTGCATCCACTATATATCAAGGAGAATCAGTGACTCTGCGCTGTCGACATCAGACTCAGACAAAGGAGAAGAATGCTTCCTTCTATAGAGACGGATCACTTATACTGTCAAATAACACAGTTGAAATAACCATTCAACTGCTGTCAGATAGCAGCTCATACATGTGTAAATTTGATGAGGATGAAGAATCCCAACCAATACGACTCAAAGTGGAAT CACACAAACCAAAGGCCAATCTGAGAAAAGACAACAGAGCCTATGCAGGACGGACCAACAGGACcctgacctgctctgtgaaCCCATCATCACCTGGTTGGAAGTACTTCTGGTACAGAGGCAAGaaaacctctgaacctctgacaacacatgatgttttcttcatctctAATGAAAAAATCAGTGTCTCACAGGGAGccctctactggtgcagaggaggaagaggacagcCGGTTTACTACACAGAGTACAGCAATTCAATCG CAacaaacaaggctgttgtgaccCTGCAACCCAGCTGGCCTAAGATATACTATCAAGAGACCATCACTCTTAAATGTGAAATTGAGAATGGAGGAGACACAGAGTGGGAGTATGCATGGGCATTACCCAGGCCATACCTCCCATATCATCAAAATGAATACATGATTAAAGATGCTCAGTCATCAGATGCTGGAGACTACAGGTGTATGGGCAGAGAGAAAAGTGGACAGTCCCAAACAGAGTGGAGTGATCCTTTCAGCTTGACGCTATCTGACA AACCCCtgcctgtcctcactgtgtctccatcatggctgagtgctggagcctcagtaactctgacctgcagtgttaaagatcaatctgcaggatggaggttctactggtaTAAGACTGGTCATGATCCATCAGACAACGACTACAGCTATGAGCtgctacctggcagcagcagtgggactgaacaAGATTCCTACATTGtacatggacagacacacacagcaggatatgtgtgcagagctggaagaggagatccagtgtCTTACACTTATTACAGTGAACCTAAgtttgtctggtctgcag attttcatcCAGCAGcgtctctcaca TGTCCCTACTGGGGAACAGTGACTGGATCCACATGCAAAACCCATACATCACAGTACATTGATGGAGTGTACTGGTGTGAATCTGAAACGGGACAGTTCAGCAATGCAGTCAACATCACCGGACAGT ACAGTGAAATAATCCTGGTGAGCCCCGTCCATCCTGTGGCTGAGGGACATTCTGTCACCCTTGGCTGCAAGTTGAAGACAGAAACTGTTCTTTCGAATGTGGACTTCTACAAAGACGGACAACTCATCCAAAATGGTACCAGGAGGGAGCTGACAATCCCTGCAGTGTCAAAATCAGATGAAGGCTTCTATAAATGCAAAGGAAAAGATTCACCACACGGTTGGCAGAGTTGGACATCACCAAAGAGCTGGATGTCAGTAAAAT CTGTGACCAGACCTGAGAGCTCCTCATTTCCCGTGCTATTGATTGTTGGACTGGTTTGTGGAGTTTTACTGATTATTCTcctacttctactactactgGTGTGTCTGTATCACCACTACAAAAAGTCAAAAG aATCATCTTTCATCAG GTCACAGAGCACCAATCAGGGCTCTGCTACGGACCACATGATCAACCAGGATGAATCTCGATTCAAAGAAATGCCTTCTTCTCTCTATG GTGATGCTGGTCTCTATGAATCAATCAAAGGCCTtgaagaagctgaacatg AGGAATCAATTGATGCCACATATTCTTTGATCGAACTCAGAAACATTG ATGACAATGTGATGTACGCCCAGGTACACTGCCACAATAAAGCCATGACAGACATCA GAAAATCaagacctgcagcagaggatGAAACTGTCTATTCTGAAGTCAAACCAGGAGCACCCTTGG GTCAATGA
- the LOC115590496 gene encoding uncharacterized protein LOC115590496 isoform X1, translated as MGLTLLRVLWLFLLNILLYCGHAQDSVLTIEPNWSTLFAGESVTLICDMREGLEADWYYTILKDGQEYVYHLTNKIYTLGYLLTGDSGEYQCFGRYKGSTDLKKSSNKVSLTVSDNNVILASPASTIYQGESVTLRCRHQTQTKEKNASFYRDGSLILSNNTVEITIQLLSDSSSYMCKFDEDEESQPIRLKVESHKPKANLRKDNRAYAGRTNRTLTCSVNPSSPGWKYFWYRGKKTSEPLTTHDVFFISNEKISVSQGALYWCRGGRGQPVYYTEYSNSIATNKAVVTLQPSWPKIYYQETITLKCEIENGGDTEWEYAWALPRPYLPYHQNEYMIKDAQSSDAGDYRCMGREKSGQSQTEWSDPFSLTLSDKPLPVLTVSPSWLSAGASVTLTCSVKDQSAGWRFYWYKTGHDPSDNDYSYELLPGSSSGTEQDSYIVHGQTHTAGYVCRAGRGDPVSYTYYSEPKFVWSADFHPAASLTVSPDRVQHFIQDSVTLKCDGNSTNWRVMKFYEYGYVKQCPYWGTVTGSTCKTHTSQYIDGVYWCESETGQFSNAVNITGQYSEIILVSPVHPVAEGHSVTLGCKLKTETVLSNVDFYKDGQLIQNGTRRELTIPAVSKSDEGFYKCKGKDSPHGWQSWTSPKSWMSVKSVTRPESSSFPVLLIVGLVCGVLLIILLLLLLLVCLYHHYKKSKESSFIRSQSTNQGSATDHMINQDESRFKEMPSSLYGDAGLYESIKGLEEAEHEESIDATYSLIELRNIDDNVMYAQVHCHNKAMTDIRKSRPAAEDETVYSEVKPGAPLGQ; from the exons ATGGGACTCACTTTGCTCCGTGTGCTGTGGTTATTCT TGCTAAATATACTCCTGTACTGTGGACACGCTCAAG ATTCTGTGCTGACCATTGAGCCAAACTGGTCCACTTTATTCGCTGGGGAGTCTGTGACCCTCATATGTGACATGAGGGAAGGACTAGAAGCTGACTGGTATTACACGATCCTCAAGGATGGTCAAGAATATGTCTACCACCTGACAAATAAAATCTATACATTAGGATATCTACTTACTGGCGACAGTGGTGAATACCAGTGCTTTGGCCGTTACAAGGGCTCAactgacttaaaaaaaagtagtaatAAAGTCTCTCTCACTGTATCAG ATAACAATGTCATCCTGGCAAGTCCTGCATCCACTATATATCAAGGAGAATCAGTGACTCTGCGCTGTCGACATCAGACTCAGACAAAGGAGAAGAATGCTTCCTTCTATAGAGACGGATCACTTATACTGTCAAATAACACAGTTGAAATAACCATTCAACTGCTGTCAGATAGCAGCTCATACATGTGTAAATTTGATGAGGATGAAGAATCCCAACCAATACGACTCAAAGTGGAAT CACACAAACCAAAGGCCAATCTGAGAAAAGACAACAGAGCCTATGCAGGACGGACCAACAGGACcctgacctgctctgtgaaCCCATCATCACCTGGTTGGAAGTACTTCTGGTACAGAGGCAAGaaaacctctgaacctctgacaacacatgatgttttcttcatctctAATGAAAAAATCAGTGTCTCACAGGGAGccctctactggtgcagaggaggaagaggacagcCGGTTTACTACACAGAGTACAGCAATTCAATCG CAacaaacaaggctgttgtgaccCTGCAACCCAGCTGGCCTAAGATATACTATCAAGAGACCATCACTCTTAAATGTGAAATTGAGAATGGAGGAGACACAGAGTGGGAGTATGCATGGGCATTACCCAGGCCATACCTCCCATATCATCAAAATGAATACATGATTAAAGATGCTCAGTCATCAGATGCTGGAGACTACAGGTGTATGGGCAGAGAGAAAAGTGGACAGTCCCAAACAGAGTGGAGTGATCCTTTCAGCTTGACGCTATCTGACA AACCCCtgcctgtcctcactgtgtctccatcatggctgagtgctggagcctcagtaactctgacctgcagtgttaaagatcaatctgcaggatggaggttctactggtaTAAGACTGGTCATGATCCATCAGACAACGACTACAGCTATGAGCtgctacctggcagcagcagtgggactgaacaAGATTCCTACATTGtacatggacagacacacacagcaggatatgtgtgcagagctggaagaggagatccagtgtCTTACACTTATTACAGTGAACCTAAgtttgtctggtctgcag attttcatcCAGCAGcgtctctcacagtgagtcctgacagagtGCAGCACTTCATCCAAGATTCTGTAACACTGAAGTGTGATGGAAACTCTACTAATTGGAGAGTGATGAAGTTTTATGAATATGGCTATGTGAAACAGTGTCCCTACTGGGGAACAGTGACTGGATCCACATGCAAAACCCATACATCACAGTACATTGATGGAGTGTACTGGTGTGAATCTGAAACGGGACAGTTCAGCAATGCAGTCAACATCACCGGACAGT ACAGTGAAATAATCCTGGTGAGCCCCGTCCATCCTGTGGCTGAGGGACATTCTGTCACCCTTGGCTGCAAGTTGAAGACAGAAACTGTTCTTTCGAATGTGGACTTCTACAAAGACGGACAACTCATCCAAAATGGTACCAGGAGGGAGCTGACAATCCCTGCAGTGTCAAAATCAGATGAAGGCTTCTATAAATGCAAAGGAAAAGATTCACCACACGGTTGGCAGAGTTGGACATCACCAAAGAGCTGGATGTCAGTAAAAT CTGTGACCAGACCTGAGAGCTCCTCATTTCCCGTGCTATTGATTGTTGGACTGGTTTGTGGAGTTTTACTGATTATTCTcctacttctactactactgGTGTGTCTGTATCACCACTACAAAAAGTCAAAAG aATCATCTTTCATCAG GTCACAGAGCACCAATCAGGGCTCTGCTACGGACCACATGATCAACCAGGATGAATCTCGATTCAAAGAAATGCCTTCTTCTCTCTATG GTGATGCTGGTCTCTATGAATCAATCAAAGGCCTtgaagaagctgaacatg AGGAATCAATTGATGCCACATATTCTTTGATCGAACTCAGAAACATTG ATGACAATGTGATGTACGCCCAGGTACACTGCCACAATAAAGCCATGACAGACATCA GAAAATCaagacctgcagcagaggatGAAACTGTCTATTCTGAAGTCAAACCAGGAGCACCCTTGG GTCAATGA
- the LOC115589407 gene encoding Fc receptor-like protein 5 codes for MGHTLLGVLGLFLLNILLYGHAEANRPKAELRADDRDIPVGGSVTLTCSVNPSSSGWKYFWYRGEKTSEPLTSQLSAGPIRVSEEGVYWCRGGRGEPVYYTEYSDSVTIYKKVPNKVVVTLQTNWSEIYRGETITLRCEIKDGGDTEWEYEWKTTSSEKPSSKKELIFKTKSDSGVYRCKGRKKSEKSSTDWSDPFKFSLISVSHSES; via the exons atgggGCACACTCTGCTCGGTGTGCTCGGGTTATTCT tgctgaatatactcctgtacggacatgctgaag CAAACAGACCAAAGGCTGAACTGAGGGCTGATGACAGAGACAttcctgtagggggcagtgtgaccctgacctgctctgtgaacccatcatcatctggttggaaatacttctggtacagaggagagaaaacatctgaacctctgacctctcaactctcagctggaccaatcagagtctcagaggaaggagtctactggtgcagaggaggaagaggagagccagtttactacacagagtacagtgattCAGTCACTATCTACAAAAAGG ttccaaacaaggTTGTTGTGACTCTGCAGACAAACTGGTCTGAAATATACAGAGGAGAGAcgatcactctcagatgtgagatcaaagatggaggagacactgagtgggagtatgaatggaaaacaaccagctcagaaaaaccttcaaGTAAAAAAGAACTTATATTTAAGACTAAATCTGACAGTGGAGTctacaggtgtaagggcagaaagaaaagtgaaaagtcttcaacagattggagtgatcccttcaa attttcactcATCAGcgtctctcacagtgagtcctga